Genomic window (Pirellulales bacterium):
TGCCCCCTGAAAGTCGCGTTCCCAGAGAACAACGCGCGGGAAGCGGGCCGTCGAAGGCCGCGCCGCAGGCAATGCGCCCCCGGCGCTTTGGCGGCGATCGCGATTCAAGTTGGATTCGTCGCGTGGTCGGGCTTCGCCTTGCCGCGGCGAACGCTCACCAAGTTTCCCAAAACGCTTCAGACAAGATATCGGACTTGAGACTCGACGAAGCGTGTACCTTGCGAGCTGCGCGAATCGAGAGGACTTCGTCATGGTCCGACAGGGACGCGTCCTGATCATCCCATCGCGGTCGCGGGGCGGTCGCCCAGGAGGTGCGCTCCAGGCGGTTGACCGCGAAGGCCGCGTCGACGTGCTCGACTTGGAACTGTCGGCGGGGTCGTTCGTGCGTCGGCTGCTCTGAGGACTCCGCGACGAGGAACCAGCGCGGGGAGGTCGCCGAGTCGCCGGCGTCGGCGAGCAGCAGCGGCTCGTTCGCAGGTTCGACCAGCGCCGCCGCGATCGCCAGCGAAACGCTCTCGCCGTAGTTGGCCGCCCAGAGCCCGCGATCGGCGGCGTCGACGTTGCGGTCGCCGTCGGCGTCTCCCGCGGCGGCGGAGCCTTGCAAGGCGGGCGTGCCGAAGCCTCGTTGCCATGCCAGGAAATCGCCGCCGTCGACGCGTCCGTCGCCGGTGAAGTCGCCGACGATTGCGGGCGCCTCGCCGGAGGTTCCGGGCGAGCCGCCGACGTAGTAGCTCGCCCGCCAGTTCGCGGGGTCGGAGGGGTCCCCCAAGGGATCGATGATTTCCAGCGACTTGCCGCCGCCGTCGGCCTCGAGCGGCCAGTCGGCGGCGTCGTCGTAAACGAAGTCCTGCAGCACCTCGCCGAGCGGCCCCAGCAGCGCGATCCGCTCCCCGCCGTTGCTCAGGTTCTGGTCGAAGTATCCCGTGACCGCGACGTTGAGCCCGGGGCCGTAGGCTTGCAGGAAGACGCTCGGCGAGCGGGCGACGACGATCCGCTCGCCGGCTGCGAGCGTGAGTCCCGTCGGGAACGTATAGCCCGTATTCGAGAACTCAGTGATCCGCACCCCGTCGAGACTGATCGGGGACGCGCCGGTGTTTTGCAACTCAATGAACTCGAGATTCTGCGTGTCGGTCACGCCGGGCAGCGACGCCGGGTTGTAGTGGAGCTCGGTGATCCGCAGCGGGAAGGGAACGTCGAGGAGGAACGTCGCGTCGATTTCCGCGCTCCAGTCGTTGGCGACTCCCGCTTGGGCGGCGTCGAACACGCGGGCCCGCACGCGCACCCCTGCGTTGATCGCGAGCGTGGTCGAACCGCCGGGCGCCGCGATCGCGCCGGGCGCCACGCCCCCGCCGGCCGTGCGCGGGTCGCTGCCGTCGAGGGTGTAGTAGAGGATGCCGCCGGCCGGCGAGCCCGCCGGCTTGGCGATCGTCACTTGCGTTTCCGCTGCCACCGTGCCGCCGTAGTTGGTGAAGGTCGGCGCCCCGAGCGTCGTTCTCCATCCGCGATTTGAGAACTGATTGAGGACAATCCCCGTGCGAGCGGGGAAGTAGCTGGTCAGCAGCGAGTTCTGACGAGCGAGCCATTCGGCGCGGGTGTAGGGATTCCCCGCGCCGACCGGGTCGGATGCCGTCGTGTGATTGTCGCCCCAGCGGGCGCTCTCGCCGACGATCGCCCGATCGATTTCGTCCATGCGGGCCTGATAGACGCTTGCCGCACCGGCGGGAGTCAGCAGGCCGCCGTTAAAGAAGTGCTTCTGGGCAAGATCGTTGAACCGCAGGCGGAATTCCGTGTTCGCGATCAGGCGCTGGAAGACCTCCGTCGGGCCCCCGGAGTTGTTGAGGTTCGTGCTGTCGCGGTTAACGTCTTTGAGGACGTTCTCGGCGTCCCAACTGTGGTACCGCCATTTCCCCTCGGGGTCGACCCGATTGAACGAGGCGTACCAGTTCTGGTGGGCCCAATCGTCGTTGCCGACGTAGTAGTTGACGAGCATGTAAGCGATGAAATCGTCGACGTCGATCTTCGCGGCGGCGGCCAAGTAGTTGGCGTGGACCGACATGTCCTGCCGCACCAGATTGAGCATCGCCGCGTAGTTCGTCAGCGCCGAACTGGGGTTGTTCACGTCGGTCGAGACGACGGTCGCAGCGTTGTGTTTGATGACGTCGTAATCGTCGTCGTCGCCGCCGAGGTAGGATTCCGCGAAGTGCTCGTCGGGCCGCTCGTGCATGTCGTACAGCCCCCAGTAGAGGCCGTTGACGTAGAGATGCACGAACCGGCTGTGGGGCGCGGCGCCCCCGGCGAGGTTCTGCAGATCGGCGACGTAGGCGTCCTGGACGTACATCGCGCGGGACCGCTGGTCGACGGCGTTGATCGTGCCGCCGTAGGCCCAGGTGTAGCCCATGTGGGCGTCGAGCACGAACGTGTTGAACTGGACCGCAGCGCCGGCGTCCCGCTCGCCGTTCGTGTAGACCGTCGCGTCCAGTTTTTCGGGGCCGTAGGGCTCGGTGAACTTCACGCGCATCGACAGCTTGTCCATCTTCCAGCGGTCGTCGCTCGTGCCGCCTTGGATCTCGATCCCCGCGTTGATCTGGAACTGATTCGTCCCGTCGGCGGTGATGTACTCCATCGAGACGGCCCGCTCGATCTCCGAGGCCGTCGGGTAGATGCCCTGGCCCCCGCCGCCGAA
Coding sequences:
- a CDS encoding lamin tail domain-containing protein, coding for MIDRLTRRPSGARSATPLTLSIERLEPRLALTGVVINEFLAVNQSGLQDEDGFRADWIELRNTTDAAIDLAGWHLTDNEDNLTRWTFPAVEIPANGYLVVFASGKDRAVPGQNLHTNFALSSEGEYLALVQPDGVTVVDAFDPFPAQLADISYGRGGQALINENLVGDQAPVKALVPDAGTSTTWYVPGFDDSSWLSGVGGVGYDNDTTYLPYFNVDVGPQMYNVRGSAYLRYGFPVVNPDDVTALVLRMRYDDGFAVYLNGTLLPAAAGQRNAPATLSYDSIATQFHSDNLAVVYEELDLSAYRHLLVAGENMLAIHGLNRPASSSDFLIAPLLVATRFSTAVTGYMVAPSPGGANQEGTLGIVADTKFSVDRGFYSAPFTVAITSATSGAEIRYTTDGSVPTATTGLIYNPANPPLINKTTTLRAAAFKTGFTPTNVDTQTYIFLDDVIQQSGAGLPPVANWGYAGPDWAMDPDVVNNPLYSGTIKNDLQAVPTVSLVMPWNDWFGGGGQGIYPTASEIERAVSMEYITADGTNQFQINAGIEIQGGTSDDRWKMDKLSMRVKFTEPYGPEKLDATVYTNGERDAGAAVQFNTFVLDAHMGYTWAYGGTINAVDQRSRAMYVQDAYVADLQNLAGGAAPHSRFVHLYVNGLYWGLYDMHERPDEHFAESYLGGDDDDYDVIKHNAATVVSTDVNNPSSALTNYAAMLNLVRQDMSVHANYLAAAAKIDVDDFIAYMLVNYYVGNDDWAHQNWYASFNRVDPEGKWRYHSWDAENVLKDVNRDSTNLNNSGGPTEVFQRLIANTEFRLRFNDLAQKHFFNGGLLTPAGAASVYQARMDEIDRAIVGESARWGDNHTTASDPVGAGNPYTRAEWLARQNSLLTSYFPARTGIVLNQFSNRGWRTTLGAPTFTNYGGTVAAETQVTIAKPAGSPAGGILYYTLDGSDPRTAGGGVAPGAIAAPGGSTTLAINAGVRVRARVFDAAQAGVANDWSAEIDATFLLDVPFPLRITELHYNPASLPGVTDTQNLEFIELQNTGASPISLDGVRITEFSNTGYTFPTGLTLAAGERIVVARSPSVFLQAYGPGLNVAVTGYFDQNLSNGGERIALLGPLGEVLQDFVYDDAADWPLEADGGGKSLEIIDPLGDPSDPANWRASYYVGGSPGTSGEAPAIVGDFTGDGRVDGGDFLAWQRGFGTPALQGSAAAGDADGDRNVDAADRGLWAANYGESVSLAIAAALVEPANEPLLLADAGDSATSPRWFLVAESSEQPTHERPRRQFQVEHVDAAFAVNRLERTSWATAPRPRWDDQDASLSDHDEVLSIRAARKVHASSSLKSDILSEAFWETW